The following DNA comes from Oncorhynchus mykiss isolate Arlee chromosome 16, USDA_OmykA_1.1, whole genome shotgun sequence.
TATAGACTGTTTGTAAGGGCCTTACCCTCAGTGTCACTGCTGAATTGACTGAAGTGGGAGCTGTAGAGGGAACTAGCACCTGGAGAGTGGGGGAACAGTCTCTCTGTGCCTTTAGAACACACACTGCACCTGGAACACACAGATTACCAACTATTACTTGTTTTACACGTGACATAGGTATAGTGTAATATACTCAGTGATGTAACAACAGCACATGTTCCTGACAGCCATACATTCCATTCATATGTGTATCATCATCTCGCACTCCCTTGGGGGTAACTATCCATCACATACAAAAGAGTCTTTCAAAGTCACCAGCGTCCCGTACTGTAGCATCTCACAGTCACTTACACTCCCTCACAGATCGTGGGGCAGTTATTTCAGACAAAAGACATTGGGTATAGTCTTTCACAGAGGTAGGCTACACTCTTCTTTCACAGGCACcagtgtctctatcctctcccaaGGAGGTgctgtctctcctttcttccgGATCAGCTTACTCTACGTTTTCATGGAAACTGCCCTCCTTAAGGTACAGATGTACACCCAACACCAGGGTCTCTGTTGCAGGTGGAAGTGACTGTAACTGAGTGAATTGAGGCTGTGTCACTTTCGCCTTCTGATGATGTATCCTAGCTCCGAGAACAGTTTCTCTCCACTGGACTGGGATGGTTGAGGTACAATGAAATCAAGGGCAATTATTTTCTTTCAGGACCTTATATTTGAGATGGGTAGCGATATCAGAACCCCCTCTGTTACCATCAGCGAGTTGTTAATGCTAAGCTTATCAATATGTGGTCAAGAACGCACTCTCTCAATCAGAGGAGCATGTGCAACCTCTTTAACAGATAAAGAGGACCATCCTTTCCTTCGTCCCTTGATCAGCCTCATCTGCTGTAACTGCCAGTTTGTTGTTTTGGATCTTTGTACCAGGCAGTGAGTGTCTTTATTCTCTAAGAAATATAGTTAGTAGTTACCCAGAGAGGCAGCGTGTATTGTCCCTGGGGCTGGAGAGCTGGGAGTCTGCTGGTAGGTACTGAATTACGCCTGCATAGCTCCTGTTACTTAGGTACACCATAGCACCTGGGGGAAGAGTGGGGTTAGCAGCCATCATATGTCTCGAACTCATACTGTAAACACATGGAGACCgaaacacacagagggagagaggatagattTTCTCTAATAATtagtatgtaatatatatatatacacacacacagtaccagtccaatgtttggacacacctactcattccaggatttttctttttttaaattatatatttttatattattgACTAATAGTGAAGTAAACCATATAGAATTATGTAGTACcccaaaaagtgtgaaacaaatcaaaatatacattcttggtattctctcaacctgcttcacgaggtagtcacctggaatgcaggggtggtatacagaagatagccctatttggtaaaagtacatattatggcacgaatagctcaaataaggaaagagaaatgacagtcaattattactttaagacatgaaggtcagtcaatgcggagaatttcagtgcagttgcaaaaaccatcaagcgctattatgaaacttgctctcatgaggaccgccacaggaaatgaaaacccagagttacctctgctgcagagaataagttcattagagttaactgcacctcagattttagcccaaataaatgcttcacagagttcaagtaacacaacatcaagtgttcagaggagactgcgggaatcaggccttcatggtcaaattgctgcgaagaaaccactactaaaggacaccaataataagaagatacttgcttggaccaagaaacatgagcaatggacattagaccggtggaaatctgtcctttggtctaatgagtccaaatttgagagttTTTgttgccatgtctttgtgagatgcagagtaggtgaatggatgatctccgcatgtgtggttcaaTATTAGACCACTCAGCTTCGCTTCATACGTAGTGACCGCATCACATTGTGCCAATAATCACATGAATGCAAACCTCCTCAACAAGTATTATTGCTTTAATTTTCCATTACATATGTACCTGAGTAGTCATATCTGAGAGGCCCCATCCAGCGGTGTCTCTCGCTCTCAGCCAGCACGTCACCATAGAACCCGTACCCCACCAGAGACACAGAGTACCGCACCAGAGACGAGCGGTGGTGGACAGAACACACATCCAGAGGCTGAGAGTCTCCTGCAATGGTTTGTGGGAAGGTGAAGGACAAGGAGGGTTTAGAGGGGTGTCAAATTCATTTTGCCCCGGGGGCCGCATTCGTTCTTCAACCAGGTCCAGAGGGCCGCActgaaaatgtgttatatttccTCAGAGTCAATAAAATATAACTAGTCTCTATCCATCATTTTGGGGGTTTTCTATATTCCCTGACTCTCTAGCTTTCCTTTCAGAGATTATTAGCGAGCTGGACAGTCAAACTGTAAGTTCAATTATAATTTCTGCACAGATTCGATTtgattttagtcattttaaaggaTATTGAGTTTGTTTCCCCTCCCTCCAAAaaatatttcatttaaaaaagaTGTTTTACTCAAACGACCGCGGGCTGGTTTGGACCCCCTTGTGGGCCGGATCCAGCCAGCGAGCCTTATGTTTGACACCCCTAGTTTAGATCATTATTTTGAATATTGGCATGAACATCACAACTCTGCCCCTGTAAAATTATGCTGCTGCTTATGACTGCCAAAATGGTTGCATATGGCTCCAGTAAAGCGATTCTGTTTAGTTGGCTAAAATGATTTTAAGTAACACCAGAGCTATAGATACTGTATAACAAAGTCAACTACAATGTCATCTAAAATGTGTTATTATGTTTTAATAAATGTGTTCATTTATGATCATATCTCACCAATGATAATGTGCAGAGCAGAGGTCACTGGGTCGTTGACTCCCACAGTGGcgaaacacacacagtctgtagagcctgaggagagaacacacagactCATATCAGTCTCATATAGGACACAACTCTATAGTCAGGGTGAATCTTAAGTCTTAAGTCTTTCACGATTCCTTGTGTCCTCCCTCCTCGCCGCCTCCTCAAAACTTCAAAAGGACACGAAGAGAACATACACTTCCTTCTGCAGTTTTGAGGAGGTGGGAGAAGATGTGAGGATGCAAGAAATTAAGTCAGAAATGTTTATATCAACCAAATGCCTTTAATTTTTAACCAATAATGTCTATCTCACCTGCAGGAATGATGCCAATGTGAAGATCACATGACTGTAGCGTTACGGAGGGGTCATGCGCCGATAGCCCTGCCTCCTGCTGTGTTCGGCCAATAACACCGTGCAGCAGCTCACTGAAAATTCCGTCCCcgcccacacacaccacactgaggtAGAGACAAACATTAACAGTCAGTGACGTGATTAAATCCAATCCCAGGTATGTTTAAAATGGCCTCCTATTGcgtacacagtgcactacttttgaccagaacccaccatagggctctggtcaaaagtagtacactatatagtgaatagggtgccaaatAGTAGACTTATGGGACATACCCCCAGTTTAATATTATTAACAGATTGTTTTGTGTGGATCTAACTGGCTGCCATAGTGTTACTGTTTACATGACAACATTGTAATGTCTGACGTACCCATCGAAACCAGTCAGGTCTTTCTTCAGTATGTGGTCTCTCGCCTGGTTGGCGCGTTCTGTCACTAAATGACAAAAACAAATCAGCATTTTTAGAAACACAGCAATAGACCATGTCAGTATGAGCATAGTCATGCCAATATCACGCCAATAGCAACACGCAATGCAGTTTTCAATGCACCTTCTATAGACAAAACACAAAATACACTTAACTACCAGTTATACCAGTTGAAGTAAGTCACAGAATTTTCGGCATTACTATTGTCTCACACGGGTCTCACCTACAACATGAGAGCTGATACCTGCCAGCTCAAACAGTGGGGCCACCAGAGAGTGATAGATCTGCCTCCCTTGTTTCTTTCCTCCAAACGGGTTGATGAACACCAACAGCCTGTGAGGACGAGAGGGGcctgggagaggagatgagaggatggacaGGTTGGTAGAAAGAGAGCAAATTAAAGGAAAAGTAGAGGCAGACAGGAGGAAACATGAGAAACGACAGAAGGCAGACATTCACACTACATAAGCATGTGTAAATAAAAGTATGCCTGTGTTTATGAGCCATAAAGTCAggctacatagtggattatatgTAGTGGATAAGTACGAATGCCCACAAGGGAcatcctactacaatgttaataCTGGAGGACATGATCTTTGATCTTGCATTGCCTTTGAACCTAAGGGAATAAATACAGTTGAATtgttacattttatttaattaGTGTCCTTTCTCGGGACAAGTGACTTTATCCTTACTGTGTGTTTTGAGGGCAATCCTCAGCTGGGTCATCCACTGGTCTCTGAGGTCCCTACTGGGACAGCAGAACTGGGTCCTGCCCAGGCGCCATAACAACCCATAGGGACTACCGCTGCTGCTGCGTTTCACATAGAACACTGCAGAACAGGACACACAGtcgggagggggagaaagagagagatttccctcagattacacagaccaacaatgaatttaaaaacaaatccaattttgataaactcccatatctattaggtgaaataccacagtgtgacatcacagcagcaagatttgtgacctgttgccacaagaaaagggcaaccagtgaagaacaaatgaaacccatatttatgtttattttccctTCTGTATTTTAAcaatttgcacattgttacaacactgtacatagccataatatttTGTGGGTGTAATGTTTACTtgttcatttctgattgtttatttaacttttgcttattatctatttcacttgctttggcaatgtaaacatacagtatgtgtcccatgccaataaagccctttgaattgagagagtcagccagagagagcgagaaagatcaatcaaaataaaccaaattacagcacagtcaaaataaaagtaccttaCCGACTGGGAGACACAAGCAcaaagcacaaagcaaaatgctgtgctatctggccctaaatcgacagttcACCATGGCAAACCATTTGACCCTGGTTACTGATCAGAACCTTTAgtaaaaccttgacaaagtacaggctcagtgagcacaaaCTTGCCACAGAGAAGGATAGACACGGGAaaacctgtctccctgtagaagaaaggctgtgcaaccactgcaccacagtaGAACCTGAGatagagctgcatttcctgacaaaacaATTAGTGTcctttccccaaatttgaaagcttttattcaaggtttcaaagacctctctgatgagaataggTGACCTGTCCTGTTGGGGGAAGATGCAGAGAGCTGTGCATTGGCAGTGccctacattgctgcctgccataaaatgagggacagtgtctgacagactaACCTTCACATGTCCTCTATGCCATTATTATTGTTGTCCATTGTCTGGTTATTTTTACCCttgattattgttgttactgATTATCCCATTGACTATGGACATTTTACTGACTTTCCCCCCTACAAAGAACTTGTTTTAGTTGGATTTTGTATTGTGTTTAATATTGGCCCCGCTCATGTCTCTGACCTGGGGTAGTAACATAACTCACCTGTGaattctctgtctgtgtcttcaGCTACTGACCTCTGGGGTAGAACCTGCACACGCCCTTCCTCCACACCAATAACCTCAGATACTGGTACTGAAACTGtgatcacagacagacagacagacacacaccattatgatattttgcctttaaaggtgcaatatgcagaactTGCCTAGTTCGACTAATTTTAATTGGTGTCCAAACAAGCAGTAATTGTGTacagaatcattgtaccatctaaaccgctgtgaaattaCTTTTACATAaccattttcagctgtttgaagctggtgcacaaaaccgaaagtaaaagagcAAAAAACGAAACTTACTGCAATAGGTAACTTTTTGAGTGACCCTACCAAATTCAGGTgcttattgaaaatatatttcacaacggtttagatggtacaatgaacTGAAATTAGGAAAACTATTAGTatattagcaaccaggaaatggcagagcaatttctgcataatGCACctttaagaatgggaagcatagaaatatcaCACATGGAAcatatctaccacttcttagacttgctttcaattaaAATGGCAGATCTATAGctcatatttctatgtgaatttgatcGGGTCGCCCAAAAAGCTTTAACCTAATAAGGCTCATGTGACTCTTgatttgtgtgtgtactgtgcatgtgttttctttgttttaacCGTGTTAAGTTATCTGTAAATTGTGTTTCGTGTTGATGCTGTATAACTTGTCCCCAAGACAGGTTTGGTGACTTTCTGTTAGTGTCGCATAGAACACATTCGCTCTACTTACAAGCATTGGTAACGCTGGTGTGATGGAATCATACCATATGAGGCTACTCAAGTGTTCCTTTTATTTCCTTTAATCTCAGAGTGAAAGAGATTGTTGTGCAGTTATTACCAGGCAATTTCAGATTAAATCCTATATAAATCTTATATAAGCCTAGCCTATATACAATTGTATTTTAAATAAATTTATATAATGAAATGTACGCATTAAAAAAAGAGAGCGAGTCGCATAGATGCCGTGCATGATGAAAGTGATTGATAAAAGGATAAAAGGCACTCACCGGTCTTCTTATCGCGGTTCTTCTTATCAAGCTCAGTCCAGTTGAGGTGCCAGCCAGTAAGTGCTGCCCGGTAACGTTTCTTACCGACCCATAGACTGGACTCCAACCGTACTGGATCTACGTCCATACTACATGTATCTCTATAAACATATATAGAGAACTACAATCCTGTCTATCTCACTATCGCAGAAGAATGTCGGCAAGGGTAAAACAACGTGTTCTACACATTACTCCAATAATTCCATGCAATTGATGAACTCTCACGATAACAGCTCCATTCTAAGAACAATGTCTCGTTatcttttttatttaaatgtaacctctatttaactaggcaagtcagttaagaacaaattgttatttacaatgacggcctacatctTAAGTGTTGTTCAGATACCATAACTCTCTGATAAAATCAATAAGATAGGGAACTAGACCCGCCAGCAAAACTTCTCAGTATCTGTAAAGTCTTTCCCTTTACAGTAACAAGTTTGTCTGTGACAGGTAGGCTACtgttctaaaaaaaatatcccaaaatatccacccctccctcatctctcaccTGTCTGCAACATTTGCATGCTGCTCTCTGATTGGATGTTGAAACCTGCAGGTTAATTCGCATAAATTGTCATGTCAAAATATTGGATTCCTTTGACTCTTTAGCCACTTTTAAATGCTCTGTATGAATTAATACATTTCATAAGCCTGTTTTCTTTATAAAGCCAGGTCTAGTCTTTATTGCCTAAACTGTCTGAACTTGAATGCACATTGAATTGAGAAGTTGCCTATGATGTTGACTTAATAAGCCTATTTAcgttttatttatgttttaatcAACATAATACTTTGGTATTGCACTGATTATTGCCAGTGATAGCAACATTTTTGAATGAGCATTGTGCATAGATTGCGGAGAGTTTTGATTTGCACTTGATTTATGGTAGCTCATCCTGGTCACACAGTTTTCCCTGTTACATTCAATAGCTATATTTCCATTACATTAACCATGCTACATGAAAACTTAAGCTAAAAATGACATTTTGTGTGTATTACTTCATCGCACactgattttttgttgttggtggAAACACATCACTGGCGGGAACATGCATATTTTCTTTATCCCTCCCAAAAAAGCATAATTCATTTGTTTGTACTTTCTCTTGTTTACTGCGTCATTTTTCTCACCTGTGGAATGTTGTAGGTGCCTACAGGGTTAAAAGAGCAATTCAACCAGTTTTGATAAGAGAAAACAGAACATTTGGCTCCATTGCACTCCAAAAGAAAAGGGCCAAGGTACCAATCACGGCCTGCCTAGCCTTTAGTGCACCCCCCTCTTGACAGCGGAGAGAAAAAAATTCATTTTAAAgtacattttctgcaattctacacattttgccattgggtggagagaacatttagcaatGTTACTCATTTTTGCAATAGGGCAGAGAGACATTTGCTCAGTCTTAAAGTAAATGTCCTGCGATTATACCCAATGTGCCATTACTTATGCCATGCTATCTGAGcaagagtgactaacaaaatcaatggagcGCCCCTGGTtttggccatgattactacaagtttagatagcaggctagactaacttaccaatctaaataTTGTTAACTGTTTAGCTGATTgagtgactatcagtgactgacaaaacaagattagaactgctgatgcacaaccagaTTTCCaccttgcaccttgtgtattctactattctaactctcaacagtaaattgagaccctGACGGAGTTCCCCCCcaaaatgatgataataataataacaaaacaaaaaaattggGGGTTGGGGCCAGTGGTAAGGGGTGTGTGACtggctgcagggaagtcaggtgcaggagagcagaacggGGTAATAACCGGAGCAGCTTAATATGCAAAACCAACGGCACCCAGAACAACAAAACATGGGTATAAAATAACCTTTCACGatttcacacacagacatggggggaacagagggttaaatacacgacaagtaatgagggaatgtaaaccaggtgtgtgagaaaacaagacaaaacaaatggatatgaaaggtggatcggcaatggctagaagaccggtgacgtcgaccaccgaacgccgcccgaacaaggagaggaaccgacttcggaggaagtcATGTCACCGGTTATGCTTCTTATGCCTGGAGTCGGCCCTGATACCATTATATTTGACCATCTGTAATCTAGTACTACCACGGACTACCACCATGGAAATGTGAATTCTGTAGTTCCTCTTACTGTTCCTATTCAGTTCTCAAGTAGTGTGTGGCGACAGTAGTTACCATATGCGCCAGCCCGTGCAACACGTATGAGTAAGTGAGTCTTAGGAAAGGAATGTATAGAATGAGGGTTCAGATGAATATATTTATATCATATAGCGTTCCCAGAAAGCATGGACTATTGAGTCattattagttttacacttaagacatgactctgcctTTGAGCTGgagaatttgtgaattttgtctcttgCATTATAAattctatacattagtttatactggattaagcgtACATTTCTGTTAACTGTTAGTTATGCTCCAACTTTTCCTCCATCTTGTGTCAACATCAGTTACTTTAAgtcatttttgtatatatttttttaatgattaTTATAATTTTATGACAGGACAAGACAACCATAAGGACTGAGGACAATGTACTTAACAATactcaaacagacagacaaacacacacaatacaacacatttggACAAGACAGTTATCATCAATGTAATTGTGTAgccaaatacaaaaataaataaggGCAAAACATTGATAGCT
Coding sequences within:
- the zgc:158263 gene encoding ceramide kinase family protein isoform X1 produces the protein MDVDPVRLESSLWVGKKRYRAALTGWHLNWTELDKKNRDKKTVSVPVSEVIGVEEGRVQVLPQRSVAEDTDREFTVFYVKRSSSGSPYGLLWRLGRTQFCCPSRDLRDQWMTQLRIALKTHSPSRPHRLLVFINPFGGKKQGRQIYHSLVAPLFELAGISSHVVVTERANQARDHILKKDLTGFDGVVCVGGDGIFSELLHGVIGRTQQEAGLSAHDPSVTLQSCDLHIGIIPAGSTDCVCFATVGVNDPVTSALHIIIGDSQPLDVCSVHHRSSLVRYSVSLVGYGFYGDVLAESERHRWMGPLRYDYSGAMVYLSNRSYAGVIQYLPADSQLSSPRDNTRCLSGCSVCSKGTERLFPHSPGASSLYSSHFSQFSSDTEGEWVSVEGRFRAVSLTCMSSSCPRSPLGLSPSAHLADGTGDLIIVRDTHPLGFLTFLHRHTSTQDQFDLPFVDVHRVKAVRFSLPTGEEEDRDEERERVNDGGMTEEGKRPSRSGSHKHLVERGEERGQKDFLCGLCCSKAPAVSVWNCDGEILPHTEISCKVHGQLVRLYARGIENGSATPTRKCQDGHRNCKGRCVLNN
- the zgc:158263 gene encoding ceramide kinase family protein isoform X2 — encoded protein: MDVDPVRLESSLWVGKKRYRAALTGWHLNWTELDKKNRDKKTVSVPVSEVIGVEEGRVQVLPQRSVAEDTDREFTVFYVKRSSSGSPYGLLWRLGRTQFCCPSRDLRDQWMTQLRIALKTHSPSRPHRLLVFINPFGGKKQGRQIYHSLVAPLFELAGISSHVVVTERANQARDHILKKDLTGFDGVVCVGGDGIFSELLHGVIGRTQQEAGLSAHDPSVTLQSCDLHIGIIPAGSTDCVCFATVGVNDPVTSALHIIIGDSQPLDVCSVHHRSSLVRYSVSLVGYGFYGDVLAESERHRWMGPLRYDYSGAMVYLSNRSYAGVIQYLPADSQLSSPRDNTRCLSGCSVCSKGTERLFPHSPGASSLYSSHFSQFSSDTEGEWVSVEGRFRAVSLTCMSSSCPRSPLGLSPSAHLADGTGDLIIVRDTHPLGFLTFLHRHTSTQDQFDLPFVDVHRVKAVRFSLPTGEEEDRDEERERVNDGGMTEEGKRPSRSGSHKHLVERGEERGQKDFLCGLCCSKAPAVSVWNCDGEILPHTEISCK